The Ornithorhynchus anatinus isolate Pmale09 chromosome 16, mOrnAna1.pri.v4, whole genome shotgun sequence genome contains the following window.
tcggacacagtccccttcccacacggggctcacgttcttcatccccattttatagatgaggtaaccgaggcacagagaagtgaaatgccttgcccaaggccccacggcagacaagtggcagagctgggattagagcccatgaccctcagactcccggggccgggctccatccgctaggccacactgttttgggTAGAATTCCGGAGAGAACCAGGTCCCGTAGTCACACCCGAACTCTCATCCGTCCGCCAGTGAAGACCAGGGGCGTGTGAAACTCTGGGTGACATCTATCTAAGGAGCGGAAGCGAGGTATCCCTTTGATTTggggtcctccccacccccccgccccaaattcTCTATGGAGGCGTTTGTGTTCTCAAAACAGTGTGGCATTCAGTTGTCCTTCCCGGCCGGAAGGGTTCATGCCCCTCCCAGAAGTACCTAACTCACCACCGGGACGTGACTCgaagccccatcctctccctcctccccgcccattGCCTCCGTGACCTCGGTGGGTGACGagtaggaggaggtgaggtttccgCCGGCTAGCTCAGCCTCCCGGAGCCGCTGGTGTTTCTCCGATCACCGTGACAGTTAAACAACAAAGGGagccgacccctgcccacagcgggctcacttgtctgccgtgtgacctcgggcaagtcgcttcccgtctctgggcctcggtgacctcatctggaaaatgaggatcaagactagGAGCCCCGTGTCGGGACAGGGACCGAGCCCGACCCGATCGGCAtgtgtcgaccccggcgcttagtacatcgCCCGGCACATTAAGGGCCTAACAGATGCTATTAAAAACATAAAAAGCGGGACGGGGGCGACTTCGGGGCCGGGAAGGGACGGTCCGGTATTGTCCCGGAAGCTTGGGAGAACCTGCCCCATCTCGGCTGGGGCGAAGCACCGGTGTGTTGAGAACGTCTCTCGTTTACTTCTTCTCCCCCGCCGTCCGATGGTAGTTTTTCCACTACTCCCAAGAGAAGGTGTACCTGGGGGATTACCCCCTCTTCGCGGGCAGGGTCACCTGGGCCGGCAACATCAACAAGAACGACCTGTCCATCAACATAAAGAAAGTCCAGTTCAAGCACAACGGCACCTACATCTGCGATGCCAAGAACCCGCCCGACATCGTGTCCCAGCCGGGCCACATCCGGCTCCTCGTGGTGAAGAAAGGTAAAGGGATTTCCCCGGAGAGCCGGGGCTCTGGCAAGCCTTGCTCGCCCTTCGGGACGGAGAACCTCTCCGATCCCGTTCTCTTCCCTTCTGGAGTGATTTGGGgaccgtctcccctgctagactgtaggctGACTCGGGCCCcaggatgacgatgataataataatgatgctggtatttgttaagtgcctactgtgagcccagcatcgattaagcgctggggaagatacgaggcaatcaggctgtcccaggtggggctcacgggcttaatccccatttttaaagatgaggtaactgtggcacagagaagttgagtggcttgcccaaggtcacgtagcagacgagaggcagagctgggattagaacccctccgcctcccaggcctgtgccttatctactaagccacgctgatttgatgatagtaataacaatattatggtatcggttaagcgctcactatgtgccaagcactattctaagcgctggggtggaaatgaggtcatcaggttgtcccaggtggggctcactgtcttagtccccatttttgcagatgcggaaactgaggcacagagaagtaaagtgacttgcccaaggtcacacagacgtggtggagccgggattagaacccggtccgctgactcccaagcccggactctttctactaagccatgctggtgtgtgtgtgtgagagagaaagagagaaatagaaattAGATTAGAGTACAAAAATAAAGTAAAAGTTCctagccctctccctccctatctctccccatAGGTGTCAAAACatttctaccttttttttttttttttttttttagagaaacagcatggctccgtggaaagagcccaggcttgggagtcagaggtcatgggttctagtcctggctctgccgcttgtcagccgtgtgactttgggcaggtcacttcacttccctgggccttggttacctcacctgggaaatggggattaagactgtgagccccatatgggacaacatgatgaccttgtaccccccgccccagcgcttaatttggcacatagtaagcacttaacaaatgctatcattagcagtatttttattattattattaatggcatttgttaatcagtggtatttattgagtgcttcctatgtgcagatcactgttctgagtgcttgggtgagtacagtacaagagaataagcagacacgttccctgcccgtaatgagcttccagtctagagggggagacggacattaattaggcccttactatgtgccaggcactgttctaagcactggggtagaaaatcagattggatacagttcatgtcccacatgggactcccggtcttaatccccattttacagatgaggtaacggaggctcagagaaatgaagtgacttgcccaaggtcacagagccgggactagaacccgggtccttctgactctcagggccggactctatccactaggccatgctgccttgtcCCATCTCACTTCCCAGTTCAGAGGACCCCAGCGGcgcagggagaggctgggggaactGGTGCCAGGGtggctttccccctcccctcccgccctacGGGTCtgggcaccccctccccatcgccgtcTCGGACCTCGCCACACTGAACAGAGGGGCCGGTTTTTCATTTTGAGCCCGGGGGCGACAAACAGGCAGGAGTCTGGGTAGGGGCCGGGCTTCAGGGAGCGCGTAGGCCGGAGAGCCACCGTTTGGGATCCCCCCGTCCCCCGACCGGAAACCTGAGGGTCGGGTCCGAGGCCCGTGGGGAGCCGTCGGGGGCCGTGGCGACCCAGACGGGGGCTGCTGGGGTAGCCTCCTCCCCCGTCGGAGCTGGAGGTCCCCGGGCCTCCCGGGGAAGGGGAGATCCAGGCCGGTGGGGGCGGCCCAGCCcgccgtctcccctccctccgcgcGTCTGAAAGGTGCGTCCTGctctgtccctgccctccagagaaCCTGCCCGAGAAGCAGAAGAACTTCCCCATCTGGGAGGTGGTGGGCATAGTGACCGCCGTGGTCCTGGGCTTCACGCTGCTCATCGTGACCGTCCTGGCCGTCTGCTCCCACAAGAGGAACAATAAGAGAGATTACACCGGGTAAGAGCCAGGGCCGAAACGCTCGGAcccgggagggcggcggcggaTTCCCCCCCGGGGCTTCCGGACTGGGACGTGGCGGTGTTGCCCTCGGGATGCCGGAGCGGTGTGTTGGTTCGCCCCCCAGACCGAAACCCCACCGGTGGCTTCGGAGTTAGGCCCGCCGTGCGGCCGTCTGACTTCTCGGCCCAGAGACGCCTCTGGCCCTCCGGCGGTAGCGCGGTTAGACTCTCGTGGGACCCGGGAGCGCCGGTGGGCCAAAGTCGTGCCGTTCGAGTACCGCAAGTTCGGTCGCCTCGGGTCTGCCCCCCTTGGAGTGCTCTCCCCTAACCGGACGCTCTCTCCCCTCGTCCGAACCCCGTCCCCCGCTCCCTAACTAAagaccgggtggggggggggggggcatcgaaCTGCCGATTCCGGGTCTGGGAGATGCTAAGGATTGGCgcggaaaaggaagagaaggtagGATTTCCTCTTCCTGGCTTCTTCGGTCTGGGATGTTTTTTAATCACCTTCAACGCCGCCAGACCCGAGCTCGAGAGTCAGTATCTAACGGAAggatctcttctcccctttccatccttgtcccccctccctccacactcCAGCTGAAGCGCTAGTGAATGTGGTTGCCCTTTAGAATCCACCCGGTAAGGCCGGCGACCGTGTGTGTCCGCAAGAGTTTGGCGTGACAAGAGTGACCGTCTTCCCGTTAACCGCATGGGTCTTGCACTAATCTCCGCAGGGGGACGGCGGCCAGGCTGGGCCCGGGAAGGCCACGCCAAGCTCCTCGGGGCGGGACGGGCGTCGTGGGAGTCCCGGCGGCCCTAATGGTTCTCGccgcggggcgggagggcgggaggcgAGTTCCCGGCCCCCAGAACCGACCCTGCACGGCACCGGGAGTGGGCGCGTCTCTGCTGACTTCTGCTTTTTCTCCCCACCGACCCTTCCGCCGGAGCGCACCGGGATCACATCCTTCTCTATCCTCCACGTCTTACAGAGCCACTGAGTAGCCCGGCGGAATGAGACCGTTACAGGCCTGggtctcttctaccactcccacTAGACTCCATGGTAACTAATCGctgcggccccggccgccccatGTGTCTCGACCCGTCTCCTTCGCCCCCGCTTCCTCGCGCCCGCTCGCTACTAACCGGCTAGCTCCGAGCTCACCCGACGCAACTGTGGTCCGTGCCCAATTCGCTGCTTTCGAAGGGGCCGGGGCGCCCCGGAGAGCATACTCGAGGAGACCCGGCTTGGATTTGGCGGGGGGCTCGGCGGGGGGGGCAGCGCCCGAGGAGTCCCGACGGCTCAGCGGAAGGGGCTCGGCGGTGTTCAGAGCCCCGTCGATTGTGTCGTTTCCTTATTTTCATCCCCTGGCCCGTTCTCCCTCGCGAGACGGTTGGGATCTTCCGGAGGGCGTtttccggggctgggggaggcgaggggaaacgtgagctccctaaaatagGATTCTTACTGAGGAGGAGACCCCTCTAACGGTGAGGCACGTTCATCTCCCCGTCCTCCGTTCCCTTTATCCCGACCTCTGCGGAGCGTCGTCGGGCTGTTTGAAAGTCAGCGTGTGCGTCCTCCAAACCACCGCGCTCAGGACCTCCAACGGCTCAGCTTCTTGGGAGGGGCCTCCGTgtgttttttccccatttttcgtttttgtttttttttcctgaagtcaTTGTCATCGTTCGTGGTCTCCTATGTTTCCTGTGTGTCGGCCCCGGTACcgggtgggggcgtggggggtCGGGCCGCTGGGGCAAAGCGAGACGGAGAAGGCCGCAGTAAAGGGGATGAGGCGGGCGGGGAAGAGACCGAGATTCGCGGATGTCGCTTTTGAGGCGGGCAGGATGCGGGcggaagaagggggaggcagcTGGTCACCGCGGGGGGCCTGTCACCGTCGGGCTCCTCGGATGGTTCTGGAGGCCTCGCCCGGCCCCCTCAACCCAGGAACCGGCAGAGAGGTTTGCGGAAGGAAGGCCCGGGCCGTCGTGGCAGAAAGCTGGAGATTCACCGCGCCCGGCGGAGGCGGGGGAATGGGCCGGGCCTTCCGGTCTCAGGAATCTGAGGGTGTGGGCCAGGTAGAAGGGGCCTGAGGGCTTAGAGAGAGAGCATGCGAGAGTGTGGACATATGCCCGAGGGCTTTGGGATTGTGTGTGTTATGTATAGTGGTCTCACTGTCTGCGATTCCATTGTCCAACTGTTTTTGTTTCGCACGTCTGCCGCTTCACTGTGCCATCACTTGTActtttttgtttccatttattttaatttttgggCCATCCTCTGAACACACTGTCCACCACACTCTTCCACCTCGCCAGCCGCAGCACCTCAGAGAGTTTGATGTCACCGGTTAAGCAGGCTCCGCGGAAATCTCCCTCCGACACAGAGGGGCTAGTAAACAGCCTGCCCGCTGGATCGCACCAGGTAACAGGTCTTCGCTTGCAGCTTTGCGCTTGACGCTGTTCTTtcgagacccccgcccccctccccgacccgtcCCCCCGGCGAGGAGGAGACGGAGCCGCGGGCTGGGACGGTCTAggtggagggagacggggcgcgTTTCGGAGCAAGAGGGGCGGGAAGGACCGGCCGGCAGCGGGCACGTTTCCCGGAATCCCCATTCACGGCCCGGGAACTCCCGCGGCCCAGTTGGAACCCTGAGGATTGGCTCGTGCCGGTGGCGGGGACCTTTTTCTTTTTGTAAGATTCGCCTCTCCTCGGAGACGATTTGGAAAACTCCGAATCGCTCTCCAGATGTGCCTGCTCGACGTGCTTGCCGactcagtcggtcgatcgtatttgagcgctcactgcgtgcagagcactgtactgagctctcaggaggggacagtagaacagtagagagggcccattccctgcccacatcgggctgcctgtctgaaaggggagacagacattaatagaaataaatcaatgacagatatgggtataagtgccgtggggtcttacgaataaagggagcaagtcagggtgacgcagaagggagtgggaggggaggaaaggagggctcggtcagggaaggccttttggaggagatgagcattCGGTAAATAGGTTAAGTAAGTTAAAATACCCAcggtggtggggggtggtggaaCACAACTGGGTGGTAAAGACACCCTGGGTTGTTTGAAGGAAACGAacaagctgagagagagagaggtcagaggaagATAGGAAATGCGAAGCGTTCCGGGAAGTGGAGAAGAAAGCGTCTTGAGCTCTCTTATGGATAAGCTCACTCCCATGTGCCCGTCTTTGGGGCGCGATGCCAACTGCTAGGGCATTTGGGACCTGGGAGAAAATCCTCCCTAAAAGGCTCACCGGAGCTCTGCCCGAAGTCTCGGGAAATGTTGGCGGGGGTTCCTAATAGGAAATGTACAGACtttcccatttataaaatgggtcgAGTAGGCCTCTGGAGCCCGTTCTCTTGTCTTGGGAGGCCCGCTAACGGAACACTCTGTGGGCCACAGAGGGCGGGTGAGATGGCTTCGTTCCCTTCGTTTCCTTCCGTCGGGTTAGCGTCTGAGGACCCACCAAGCGTGGAGGGTGTGGGAAGACCCAGGCCGacgcccctgccccccaggaggaTCAAACCCCATCGAGCATGAATCGGAGAGGGTGGGATCCAGAGCCAGAGCATTTGAATCGTCACGATTTGGGTGTGAGCGATGATATGATAATTGCGGtgttgggaagcgcttactgtgtaccagacactgtactgagtgctgaggtagagagaagataatcaggtctccccccgagggctcacagcctgagtaggagggagaccagcgaCCATTCAGCCGGAGAAATCTCGGTCCGAGGGCTTGCCCGGGGAACGCCGCCAAGCCCGTGGAGCTCGGGGCCGTTGTCCCCGGAGCCGCCCGAGACTCGCTGAGGTTTGGCAGCGAGTGGGTCCGGGCCTCGTGAGGAGGAGCCGCCTCCCGCCAACTCCGGGAGAATAAAAGGGCCGGGATTACGTGAGAAGGCCCAGCTCCGCTTTAAGACAGGACGTTATCTTTCGGAAAACTTTTCCTCGAGGGGGCACGGAACCGGAGTTTCCCTCCTCACCCAAGGTATGAAATGCTTCCCTTAACATCAGCCCCTCTAAACCCAGGCACCTTATGCAGGCCTGGCTCTCCAGATCGACCCTAGGGATGATGGCGAAGATCAGTGCCGTGGTGTTGAatcacaccccctccctcccccccccccacacctaagGGGGGCAGGAATGAAGTCTGTGGTGATGGGAAGTCTCCAGTGGAATTCCACCTGTCTGATCGTTCCCAAGTCTGGACTCGTATGGCAGTCGATGGCTCTGCGCCCAGATGGAATATTTACTCTAATTTGCGGATTGACTGACGGGAAGCCTCCAGCACTCCAAATGGCTTTTGTCTCGCACTaagcagcagcagcggggcccagtgatTAAAACCtgtgcccgggagtcaggaggacctgggttctcatcccggctccgccacttgtctgttgggtgactttggacaagtcacttcacttctctgggccctcagttcccttgtcggtaaaaatggagattaagaccgtgagccctatgtggaacggggaccgcgcccaaattgatttgcttgtatccgcaccggtgcttagaacagtgcctggcacttaaatactattattattattattatcttgtatctaccccagtggatgaggtagatacaaggttatcaggtcgggCGCCAttcctgacccacgtgaggctcacagcctcagtccccgttttacagatgaggtcaccgaggcacagagaagtgaagcgatttgcccgaggtcacacatattagaacccaggtcctctgacccccagacctgtgctctttccattcggccacactgcttcagaaagctgttgacgctgtttatcgccatcgttctcgtctgtccgtctcccccgatcagaccgtaagcccgtcaaacggcagggaccgtctctatctgttgccgacttgttcatcccgagcgcttagtacagtgctctgcacatagtaagcgctcaataaataaatactattgaatgaaagctcaACCTGGCGGGCGGGCGGACTTCGCCGGAAGGCAGGCTCGGGATCGGAGaggccccgggcggggcgggtGTCTTGGCCCCGCAAGGGCCGAGCTGTCTGTGCTCACGGCGAGGAAGGGAGCACCGGTCACTTGATGATTTTTCCAGTCTGTCTCCCATGTGAATGAGCTCTCGCCGCCCGTAGCGTCTTTGCCGAAAGCCAAGGACAGCTCAAGCGGTAGCCCCAAACGCCACAATATCACATGACTCCGTGGGACCTCTTCATTCCGAGGAGCCTGAGGCCTTTACGGAAAGtcctctcggggggggggggtctccggagGCAGGTTAATTAGCTCCACTGCATAGGTgtgtaaactgaggcagagtgcgATGTAAAATGCCCAAGGCCGCTGAGGTGGCAGGgacggttagaacccaggactcctcgaTCGTTCTCAGTTGCCCAATGTGTCCTAGGATCCGGACACGAACTAGGGCACGGCTGAAGCATAAAATGCATCAGTTGGAAAATACGAAGGGTTGGAATAGCTCCCATAAATGGGTCTGTGGTACCGAGGGTTGGTGACAGAAGGCCGAAGGGGAGACCGGTGCCGCTAGCGAAGGGGGGGCGCCGGGACCGGGGGGAGAGTGCTTTAGGGGCTCTCTTGAACAGTCACAGGGAGTCGTCGTCGGGTCTGAAAACAGCCCAGCTGACGGTCGGGCCCCAGCACCGTGGTGGCCGAGAGCGCGGCGGGAGTCTCGagcagagcccaggcccgggtcaGGATCCGTAAGCCCGCGGCGGACGGACCGGGACCgctcctctccaccttccccgCCGGTATCCGCGGATTCACTCGGCGGGGCCGAGAAGCCGCTGTTCTGTAACCCCGGAGCTGCGGGATCACCGCTCGGCGTAAtgactgggatttgttaagcgctcccgaTGTGGAAGGCGCCGTAccgagccctggggcagatagaagatcatcgggtcccgcgtggggctcacggtcttcggaggcgggagaacggggattggatCTCCGTTTTGCgggtgagggaatcgaggcccagagaagtgaagcgactcgcccgcggtcataTGACGAGTGAGTGGTAgaaactcccgggcctgtgccgttcccaccgggccacgctgcttctctagatgctcTTCGCGCCGTAGGTGGTAGTTAGTAGCGGTGGTAGAGATGGGCTTTATGAAGCACCTACTGACTTGTGCCGGGAATAGAGAATAATAAGTGGCCCAGCCTCTCGTGGATTCTCCGGCCCATCAGGTGTCGGAGACGTAGGTGCCACGTTGGCGTTCCGGGTGCGGGGGTGGCCCTGGGAGGGGCGGGCTTCAAACAGCGGGCAAAAAGACCCCCATGCTGGGTCTCTCTGAACCCGAGCGACGTGGGCAGCCCCGATCCCGCGGCCGTGACGGGGTGGGGTTGGGCCCCGGGCGACCGGCTGCCCACGCCCTCCAGCCTCAACCCGGACGGTCTTCCCTTCGTGCTCCGGGGGCCCCCCGGGGGTCTCCCGTCTGACTCTAGCCACCCTCCCGCGGCGATCCCGGTTTGAGAACGGGGACCCCGTATCCCTCCGGCGGGATCGGGCGGGAGCGGCGCCGGGACCGTTTCTTGGACCGGGTCTGGGGAGGGTCCGTCGGAGCAGGCCGACGGTGGCGACGAGGAGCCTTCCGggccccctggggggggggggggttagcggGGGTggcgggaagtgggggagagagcccgggacaGGACGGGGTGACGCCGGGAGGGGCCGTCTTGTCGACGAAGCTTTGAGAGCGCGATCCCGGCCACTCCAACCAGGTCGGCGGAAACCACCGGGCCTCCCGGGCCCCGTCGGAGAGACGCTCCTCTCGGCCTCCCGAGGCGGGCCTTCCTCCCCGACCCTCGGCTCTCCCGGCCCTCTAACCGGCGTCTCCTTCCGCCCCCAGGGCCCAGTCATATACGCGCAGCTAGACCACTCCGGAGGCCAACACAGCAACAAGATCAACAAGTCAGAGTCGGTGGTGTACGCCGACATCCGGAAAAATTGAGagcgcctccctccccgcccctctcccccaccggaCCCCCGAACCCGAGTTCCGGCTGGAATCGttccaagagaaggggacccggaagaCCACCCCGCGGCCTCGGAGACAGAAGCCGGGACCGACGCGGGGGCGATCCCCGTGGGCCGGAGGGTGATCCGTGTGTATGAATCGTATTTATAAATGTTCTATTTAACCCAAGCGTCGTTTAGAGGCCGGGGCTGCAAGTCGGGTGACGGGCACTCCGGTTGTAAGTCGTCGGGTCCGTGGGCGTCGGTCAGGCCGGTCGAGGGGCTCTTCCAACCGTCGGCCTCGGGACGCGGGTGGCTCCGTCTccccggaggggccgggcggATCGCGAGCTATCCGGACGGACGCGGCCCTCGTCTTCCCGAGGGCTCAAGCGGCTTTGGCGGCGGAGAAGGCCCGTGCCGGGCTCGGGTCCTCCCGGTGGAGACGAAACCCCGGCCGCCCACCGGGACCCGACCGGACTCTCCCGGCCCGTTTCCTCTGGAGGCCGGAGCCCCGGCCGTGCCGGCGAggcggccgggaggggcggggcggccgggacGGACCCTCGGCGGACACCGGCGTTCTTTCCCTGAGCGCTTCGGGCTCCCGCTGGGGCTGTCGAGAGGCCGGGAtgtgggcggcgggggcgggggcgcggagaGAGCGAGAAGGCCAAGCCGGGGGGCTGCGGGAGGCGTGACGGCGACTGGAGAGTCCAGGCCCCGTGCCACATCTTGCGGAGGGTGCACCCTGGGCGTGGGCTCCGAGacgcccgccccgccctccgggccccctcctcccatccagtCCCCCACCTCACCCGGGCTGGCATCCCGGCACTGACAGGAAGCGGCCCCTGGGAGCAGGGATGCTCgttccccggccccggggacccccccccccccgccggcctgaCCCCCGTCCGGGTCCACGCGGGCCTCAGTGGGGGTCGCCTTGGGGTTGGCCTTGGGCTTCACCCCGCCGAAAGCCCCAGAGACGTGCCCCACTCGAAGCCCCGCGCCTCGCGGGCCCCGGCACTGCGCCCGGCCGGGCAGGACCCCCGCCACCCAGGGGCCTCCCGGCatctatttctttttcttctcccacgtCAGGTGTACTCTGGAGAATATTTTAATACATCTTTTTTCCACCGCTGCTTCGTGTCCTGTGGTTATTTCGTAGCCAAGACAGAGgacccgggcgggccgggccaaCCCGCCGCGTCTCGCCGGGGCCTCCCCTCCGGCGAGGTGCGGTGCcggcgggagccgggcccggTCAGACCGGCGGCAGGCGCCGGGCTGCCCCGCTCAGACCTCGGGCTCCCAGCCGGTGGCATGGAggccgcctctcccccggcgctcggtagcCTCGAGGCTCCCAGACGGGCTCCTCACCTGCGGCACGTggccccgccgcccacctcccctcccacccggTCCCGGTGGGCGCTGCGGACCAGGAttcctccagccccctctcccctccagacgCAGCCCCGTGCCCGACCAGCTCTCGGGGGCTTGGGGCGAGGAGCGGGGCCGCAGGGAAGGACCGGCCGAGACCCggtcccctctgccttccccgtcCTTCCCGCGGGGCCCCGCCAGCCAGCCCTCCCGCTTCCGTCGGGCCACAGCCGCCCGGGGCAGGACGACCCGACCCTGGGGCCGGGGGATCGGGAGACCGGAATCGAGGCcacctgtggggcggggggaagagggggaacctGGCGGAGAAACGCGACCTCTCcggtcggaggaggaggaagccccgGGACCCCGCCGCTTCCGGCGTCCCGTTTCCTCACGGCACGGGAAATGGGAACATACCACTGTGTCTCCTCGGCCGTGGGGGCTGACGGGCCGAGCACGGGCCGCGAGGCGGACGGGACCCGCCGAGCCGGGACCCCGAGCCGGGACCCGCAGAGGTGATGAAGCGGTCGGGGGCGGGCTGGGCCCCAGCGTCCCCAGATCATCACCcccgggcgggggacggggaagagACGGGAGCCGGGGAGTCGTGGCTTCAGCGTTTGGGATTGGGGTTTTTCCTCCCGGGGAGCCGGTCCCTGTTGCGGGGTGGGAGAGGGCGAGCACCGGATTCTCATTAACGCGGATCTAAATTGCCTGATTTGGGCGGGGATGATCGTCGATGGTATCTTTTCACTTCCTGCGGCGTGCGGGGTTCTGCGTtacaggtttgggagagtacaaccgcgCGAGAACCTGTTGCTAGGGGGCTGATCTT
Protein-coding sequences here:
- the MPZL1 gene encoding myelin protein zero-like protein 1 isoform X1 gives rise to the protein MAVAAAARRRWRWLRGVLAAALGLGTTRVLALEVFTPAEVFAANGTQVKLECTFKSENVVTNSTSFSWSFLAEGQHYPVSFFHYSQEKVYLGDYPLFAGRVTWAGNINKNDLSINIKKVQFKHNGTYICDAKNPPDIVSQPGHIRLLVVKKENLPEKQKNFPIWEVVGIVTAVVLGFTLLIVTVLAVCSHKRNNKRDYTGRSTSESLMSPVKQAPRKSPSDTEGLVNSLPAGSHQGPVIYAQLDHSGGQHSNKINKSESVVYADIRKN
- the MPZL1 gene encoding myelin protein zero-like protein 1 isoform X2, giving the protein MAVAAAARRRWRWLRGVLAAALGLGTTRVLALEVFTPAEVFAANGTQVKLECTFKSENVVTNSTSFSWSFLAEGQHYPVSFFHYSQEKVYLGDYPLFAGRVTWAGNINKNDLSINIKKVQFKHNGTYICDAKNPPDIVSQPGHIRLLVVKKENLPEKQKNFPIWEVVGIVTAVVLGFTLLIVTVLAVCSHKRNNKRDYTGAQSYTRS